The Streptomyces phaeolivaceus genome has a window encoding:
- the meaB gene encoding methylmalonyl Co-A mutase-associated GTPase MeaB, producing MQDVPTLVAQAREGRPRAVARLISLVEGASPQLREVMAALAPLTGGAYVVGLTGAPGVGKSTSTSALVTAYRRAGKRVGVLAVDPSSPFSGGALLGDRVRMSDHASDSGVYIRSMATRGHLGGLAWAAPQAIRVLDAAGCDVILVETVGVGQSEVEIASQADTSVVLLAPGMGDGIQAAKAGILEIGDVYVVNKADRDGADATARELNHMLGLGESRKPGDWRPPIVKTVAARAEGIDEVVQALEKHRAWMEERGVLVERRRARASREVEAIAVTALRSRIADLHGDRRLSLLAERIVAGELDPYRAADELVAGLTGG from the coding sequence ATGCAGGACGTCCCCACGCTGGTGGCACAGGCCAGGGAAGGGCGGCCCCGGGCCGTCGCCCGGCTGATCTCCCTGGTGGAGGGGGCGTCCCCGCAGCTCCGCGAGGTCATGGCGGCGCTGGCCCCGCTCACGGGCGGGGCGTACGTCGTCGGCCTCACCGGGGCGCCCGGGGTCGGCAAGTCCACGTCCACGTCGGCGCTGGTGACCGCGTACCGGAGGGCCGGGAAGCGGGTCGGGGTACTCGCGGTCGATCCCTCGTCGCCCTTCAGCGGGGGCGCGCTGCTCGGTGACCGGGTTCGGATGTCGGACCATGCCTCCGACTCCGGGGTGTACATCCGTTCGATGGCGACGCGGGGGCATCTGGGGGGTCTGGCGTGGGCCGCCCCGCAGGCCATCCGGGTGCTCGACGCGGCGGGCTGTGACGTGATCCTGGTCGAGACGGTGGGTGTCGGGCAGTCCGAGGTGGAGATCGCCTCCCAGGCGGACACGTCCGTGGTGCTGCTCGCCCCCGGGATGGGGGACGGCATCCAGGCGGCCAAGGCCGGGATCCTGGAGATCGGGGACGTCTACGTCGTCAACAAGGCGGACCGGGACGGGGCCGACGCGACCGCGCGGGAGCTGAACCACATGCTGGGGCTCGGGGAGTCCCGGAAGCCCGGGGACTGGCGACCGCCGATCGTCAAGACGGTGGCGGCGCGGGCCGAGGGGATCGACGAGGTCGTGCAGGCCCTGGAGAAGCACCGGGCGTGGATGGAGGAGCGGGGGGTGCTGGTCGAGCGGCGGCGGGCGCGGGCCTCTCGTGAGGTGGAGGCGATCGCGGTCACGGCGCTGCGGTCGCGGATCGCGGACCTTCATGGTGACCGGCGGCTGTCGTTGCTGGCCGAGCGGATCGTGGCGGGGGAGCTGGATCCGTACCGGGCGGCGGACGAACTGGTGGCGGGGCTGACAGGGGGCTGA